Genomic DNA from Mycobacteroides chelonae CCUG 47445:
ATCGCGGTCGACATCCCGTCGTTCAGCTACCAGTTCTCCTTCGAGAAGCAACGTGATTGGTCACGTAGCTACGCGCCCGGCCGCGAGCTGAAGGCGTATGCCGAGCACTGTGTCAAGAAATACGTACTGGCCGAAAAGATTCGGTTCAACACCACGGTCACCGGCGCGGTGTTCGACGAACAGGAGTGCCTGTGGACTGTCAGCACCGCCACAGGAGAACAGTTGACTGCACGGTTTCTCATCAACGCGTGCGGCGTACTCACTCGCCCGGTGTATCCGGAGATCGACGGCATCGAGGACTTCGAGGGCCAGACAATGCATACCGCCCGTTGGGACCACACCCAGAACCTGGCCGGAAAGCGGGTGGGCATCATAGGAACCGGTGCCTCGGCGGTTCAGATAATCCCCGCTATCGCTCCCGAAGTAGAGCATCTCACCGTGTTTCAGAGAACCCCCATTTGGTGCCTGCCCAAGCCCGATTTCTCGTTGCGCGGCAGCATATCTCGATTGATCACCCGTCTACCCGGCGGCTTACAAGCCACCAGGCTGGCGAGTCAGGCATTCGTGGAAGCCACTTTTCCGATCCCAGCGCACTATCACGGGGCAATACCCGGTATGTCGCCCGTCGTGGAATCCCTAGCGCGCAGGTTTCTGCATAGCCAGGTTCGGGACCCGGAAACCCGTGACAAGCTCACGCCGCGGTATGGATTGGGTTGCAAGCGGCCAAGTTTTCACAACGGGTATCTCGCGACTTTCAACCGCGACAACGTCACGCTCGAAACTGGCCCCATTGTCCGGGTCGGCGCCCACACGGTCCATGTATCCGGTGGTGCAGAGCATGAACTGGATGTGCTCATCCTCGCGACCGGTTTCAAGGTGATGGACCCGGGCAATATGCCGACCTACGACCTGACCGGACGTGACGGTATTACCCAGCAGGCCTACTGGGATACGCACCGCCTCCATGCCTATGAGGGGGTGAGTGTGCCCGGATTCCCCAACCATTTCTCGATCATGGGGCCGTACGGCTACAACGGGTCATCGTATTTCGCGCTGATCGAAGCACAATCCACCCATATCGCTCGCTGTCTGTTGCGCGCACGCAAGCTCGACGCGAACTATGTCGAAGTCACCCAACGCGCCAATGACCGTTTCTTCGCGGAAATGCTCAGGCGCAGACGCCGTCAGATCTTTTGGCAAGACAGCTGCGCGCATTCCAACAGTTACTACTTCGACAAAAATGGCGATGCGCCGTTGCGTCCGACCACGACGTTGGAATCCGCCTGGCGCAGTCGCACATTCAACCTCGACGACTATCGATTCGAGTCCGCGGCCCCGGCGGTTGCGGAAGGCTGAGAATTGCTGTCAGTGAGGGGCCCGCAGCCCAAGCTCGCTGACCTGGGGTGACGCCGTCGGCAATCAGATTGTGACTTGACCCGGTTATTTGACACGTGGTACCTAAATGTTCATTATGGCGATCCCTCTGGGCCCCAATGTTGCGGCCACAGCACCCGTACGTGGCACTGAGCTGTACCCGGGCGACCTGCCCGGATTGCGGCTCCCGAACGGCGTGGAGGGCTGGGCGCGGCCCGAGCTGGCCTCCGTGGTCCGAACCTTCGAGTGGATGTTCACCAAGTATCGCCTCGGCGGCGGTGGCCTCTGCGTCTACGTCGACGGTGAACCGGCATTGGACATCTGGGCCGGTGCGGCTGCTGCCGGGCAGGGCTGGACACGTGACACCGGAGCGCTCGTGTTCTCGGCGTCGAAGGGTATCGCGGCCACCGTCATTCACCGTCTGGTCGACCGGGGCCTACTCGCCTATGACGCCCCGGTTGCGCGTTACTGGCCGGAGTTCGGAGCCAACGGTAAGTCGTCGATCACCGTGCGTCAGGTTCTCGATCACCGCGCCGGACTGTCCCGGTTGGACGGGATCGCGCGCCATGCAGAGGAAGTCACCGACCACGAGCTCATGGAACAGCGTCTGGCCGCGGCGCCGGTCGACAAGTTCTACGGCAAACGCGCGTATCACGCACTCACCTTCGGGTGGCTGCTTGCGGGCCTGGCCCGGTCGGTCACCGGCAAGGACATGCGTGAGCTGTTTCGTACCGAGATCGCCGAGCCGCTCGGAGTCGAGGGGATACACCTCGGACGTCCGCCACGGACCTCGTCGACCAAGGCCGCCTCGATGTACCCATTCCTGGATCCGGTGGCGACCCGGCCCGTGGTGGGCCGGGTGCTGCCGACAGTCATCCGTGCCATCGATCGTCTTCCCGGTTTCGAGGGTGCGATCGGCACGATGTACGAGCCCGGAATGGAGCGGATCCTCGCCGATGACGGCACCCTGAGTTCAGCGCTGTACGACATGCAGGCACCGGCGGCCAACGCGGTCGCGACGGCACCGGCGCTCGCCAAGATGTACGCCGCCCTGGCGGGCGGTGGCACTGTCGAGGGCCGCGATTTCCTTTCCCCGGAAACTGTTGCCGGGCTTGCTCGTAGGATCAATCTGAGCATCGACCGCACCATCGTGTTCCCCATGGGCATGCACCTGGGATACATGTCGCTGCCTATGAATGGATTCCGCGGCGGCTTCGGCCACATCGGGCTCGGCGGCTCGATGGGATGGGCCGACCCTAAGCGCAAGATCGCTGTGGGCCTTGCGCATAACCGGCTGCCGCTGACCATGGCTCTCGACCAGATCTCGTTTGCGTTCTTGTGGCCGCAGATCGTCAAGGCCGTCGGCTGACATCGTGAAGTGCCCCCAATCGTCGCGGGTCGATTGGGTATCTGTCCTGACATCTGATTCATCACCCTTGTCTTGACGCCAAGTACCTGGTACTCACTGTTACTTATGGCACAACCTCACGGCCTCGATGACGCGGTCCCGGAATCACCGCTACCCGCCCCCTTCGCCTATCCGCCGCTGGAACGCGGTGTGGAGCTGCCGCCGGGGGTGAACGGCTGGGCGCGCCCCGAGTTCCGAGGGGTGGTGCGCGTTTTCTCGCTTGCCTTCACCCGGTACCGCGTGGGCGGTGGCGCGATCTGTGTGTACGTGGACGGCGAGCCCGTACTGGATCTGTGGGCCGGTCAGGCGCAGAAGGGGCAGGTCTGGACGCGTGATACGGCGCCGGTGATCTTCTCGGCGTCCAAGGGGGTTACCGCCACGATCATCCACAAGCTGGTGGACCGCGGACTGCTTGAGTACAACGCCCCGGTCGCCCGGTACTGGCCCGAGTTCGCCGCCCACGGTAAGGGTGTGATCACGGTCGACGAAATCCTGTCGCATACGGCAGGGTTGTCGCGGCTGACGGGTATTGCGCACAACTACGAGGAGATGTTCGACCCGGATCTGATGGCCGACCGGTTGGCCGCAGCGCCCGTCGACAGATATTTCGGCAAGCCCGCCTACCATGCGTTGTCCATCGGCTGGCTCATGGGACGGCTCGCCAAGGCCGTCACCGGTAAGGACCTCGAGGAGCTGTACCGCACCGAACTGGCCGAGCCGCTAGGGGTCGACGGTATCCACATGGGTAGGCCGCCCAAAGGTGCGCCCTCCGAATCAGCTGCGCTCACACCGCATTTGGACAGGGTCGCGCGGTCCGGCTTTATCCGTCGGACGGCTCCGCCGGTCATGGGGATGCTCGACAGGATGCCCGGGGCCAAGGGCGCGGCCTCCACGCTGTACCAGCCGGGCGCCGAGATGCTGCTTGCCGACGACGGGCATGCGAGTGCTCCCGTGATGGATCTGCGGTGCGGTGCCGGCAGTGCCTGCTGTACCGCACCCGCGTTGGCCAAGCTTTACGCGGCCCTGGCGGGCGACGGCAGCGTTGACGGAACGCGATTGCTCTCGCCCGATGTCACCAAGGGTCTCGGACGTAAGAACAGCTACCAGATAGACCACACGCTCGGGATACCGATGGGCTGGCACCGCGGGTATCACTCCCTGGTGGCGCCGGTGATAGGTGGCGGCTTCGGGCATATTGGCGCGGGTGGCTCCTTCGGCTGGGCCGATCAGAAGCGCAAGATCTCGGTTGCCATCGTGCACAACAGGCTGCCGACGACGATGGTCTTTGACCAGACCATCATCGGCACCTTCTTGCCGTCGATCATCCGCGCGGCGCGCTAGCGCGACACGGATGATCGACTCGGGTCGTTACTTCCCGGGCTTGGGCATGATGAAGCCCGTCACCAGCGAGAAGATGTCCTGGTAGCGGGAGCCGGTCACGCGAACGACCAGGTCAAGGATCTTGGCATCGGGCCCGACGAGCACCCGTGGCTTCTTCTTGCGGACGGCGGTCAGGATGATGCGGGCCGCGGCCTCGGGGCTGGTGTTCGCGAGGTACTTGTCGAACATCGCGGCCATCGCCTGCTGGTCGTAACCCTCCGCGGTGGTGGAGTTGCGTGCGATGGCGGTCTTGATGCCACCGGGGTGCACACAGGTGACCGCGACCGGCTTCTTGCCGATGATCATCTCCTGGCGCAGTGATTCGGTGAAGCCGCGCACCGCGAACTTGGCTGAGTTGTAAGCACTTTGGCCTGGCATGGACAGCACGCCGAACAGGCTGGAGACGTTGACGACGTGACCGTCGCCGGAGGCGATCAGGTGTGGCAGGAAGGCCTTGGTGCCGTTGACCACGCCCCAGAAGTCGACGTCGATGATCCGCTCGATGTCTTTGAACTGGCTTTCTTCCACCTCGCCCTGGTAGGCGATGCCGGCGTTGTTGTAGATCTGGTTGACCTTGCCGAAGTGCTCCTTGATGGCGTCGGCGTAGAGCAGGAAGGCTTCGCGCTCAACGACATTGAGGCGATCGGCGCGAACCTCCGCGCCCAGGGCCTTGACCTGGCGTTCGGTCTCTGCGAGGCCTTCGGCATCGACATCGCTGATGGCCACCTTGGCGCCCGAGCGCGCGAGTTCCACCGCCAGTGCACGTCCGATTCCCGAACCCGCACCGGTCACCACGGCCACCTTGCCGCTGAAGCCTTCCATAGATGTCTCCTTGTTAGACGACTGTCAAATAGTCAGGGTAATGGGTCAGTGGGAACGTTTGGGCATCAGGAATCGCTCGACGAGAACGAACAGATCCTGGTAGCGCGCGCCGGTCAGCCGAACCAGGAAGTCGATCACCTTGGCGTCGGGGCCAACGAGTACGCGCGGCTTCTTTTTACGGACTGCGGTGAGGATGATGCGGGCCGCGGCCTGCGGACTGGTGCGTGCGACCCGATCGAACAACTTCGCGAACTGCGCGTGGTCATAGCCCTCGGCCATTGTGGCGTTGCGGGCCACGTTGGTCTTGACGCCGCCGGGGTGTACGCAGGTGACCGCGACCGGCTTCTTGCCGGTGATCATCTCCTGGCGCAGTGATTCGGTGAAGCCGCGCACCGCGAATTTGGCTGCGTTGTAAGCGCTTTGGCCGGGAGCCCCCATGATGCCGAAGATGCTGGAGACGTTGACGACATGGCCGTCGCCGGAGGCGATCAGGTGTGGCAGGAAGGCCTTGGTGCCGTTGACCACGCCCCAGTAGTCGACGTCGATGATTCGCTCGATGTCCTTGAATTCGCTGACTTCCAGGTCCCCGTGGAAGTCGATGCCGGCGTTGTTGTAGATCTGGTTGACCTTGCCGAAGTGCTCCTTGACGACGTCGGCGTAGAGCAGGAAGGCTTCGCGCTCGGCGACGTTCAGCCGATCAGCGCGAACCTCCGCGCCCAGGGCCTTGATCTGACGTTCGGTCTCGGCGAGGCCCTCGTTGTCGATATCGCTGATGGCTACCTTGGCGCCCGAGCGCGCGAGTTCCACCGCCAGTGCACGTCCGATTCCCGAACCCGCACCGGTCACCACGGCCACCTTGCCGCTGAAGCCATCCATGATTACTCCTGACAGATTTACGTTGTGACGCTGACGTCAATCAGTGAGGGTAATGGATGGTGGCGCGGCGCGGTCGGGTGCCGGGTAGGTGAGGCTCAGGCCTTGAGGCCAACGCAGATCCAGTCGACCGACACCAGCGGTGGCGTGAACGGGCGCTCCACCGGGCGATGCACGACGACATCGAACCCGGCACGCGAGAACAGCCGCTCCATTTCCCCGGCCGTGGGGAAGTGCGCAGGTCCACGTTCTCCGGTTCCGCGCCGCATCCAGCGGCGCTCCCTCGGGCAGATCGTGGCGACCGAGACCATGCCGCCGGGGGCGAGTACGCGATGGAACTCCGCCAGCGCGGCGGGCTAATCGAAGAAATGGAATGCCGACGTTGTGACGACCGCGTCGAGAATGCCGTCCTCGAACGGGAGTTGTTCCGCGGGGGCCTTCCTCCACTGGACCTCGGCGGACCGTGCTCTCGCCTTGGCGAGCATGCCGTCGGACATATCGACCCCGAAAACAGAGGGCTGACGCAGCTCGGACTGAATCCGCGACGCCAATATGCCAGTACCACAGGCAATATCGGCGATTCGCCGAGCGTCGTGCGCGCGTAATTGCTTAATGGTGTCGTTTTGTGCCGGGCTGTAGATGTGGCGTTGCACAAGCGGGAAGTTGTACACCTTCGACATCAGGGTCCAGTACCGCGTAACCAGATTGTTAAGCGAACGCCGTGGGGCGATGGCAGTCATCGTTGAAACGTAGGATCGGCGCCCCGGGAAAGTCGTGGACTCGTCCTGATCTTTGTGAAAGATACGAGGCCCACGCCCGAAAGCTATGACCGGCCCCAATAACCGGCGAACCGGTGCGATGAACCTTCGAGCAAACCTCCCAACTTGGGTACAGGACGGTAGGGTGCGCAAGGGTCTCACGGATGTGATCGGTGAGGGATACGGGTATTCCACGATGCAGTGGGAGAAGGTTGGAGTCCGCTGATGACGGCGTCACTCAGTGATCGGTTCATGCGTCGGCTGCCGGAAACGGCGCGCCGCGCGGTGGACTGCTTCGCTTCCGAGGTGCCGTACTACGGAATGCTGCCGCGCGAGGTTCTCGACGGTGAGATCACCGAGTTCACCAAGCAGCACTTCCGAATCTTCTCCCGGGTGATGCTGGAATCACGGGCGCCCACCGAAGACGAATTCGCGGTGTCGATCCTGGCTGCGTCCCGGCGCGCGCAGGAGGACATACCGCTACCGGCGATCCTGGCCGTCTACAACGTCGCCGCTCGGGTCGGCATAGAGACACTCCGGGAGTTGGCAACCCCTGACGAGTTCGACCAGGTGCTGGCCATCAGCATGCAGGTGCAGCGATATCTGCAGTTGATGCTTCCAGCCGTCACCGCCGCGTACCTCGAAGAGCGCCAAGGTCTTTACAGTGCGACGACCGAGGCCCGGCGCGATCTCTTCGATGCTTTGGTCAAGGGGGCGCCGTGGACCGATGCCGCCGAACGCGCCAGTGTCACGCTCGCACTGTCGTACAACGTGCTGTTCCTGTACATGCCCGAACCCGCAGCCAACACCGTCGTGGCGCGCAGACGGGCGCATTTGGTGCAGGACATCGTCGACGAGCACGCACGCGAGCCCGTGCTTACCTCCTTAGACGGCCGCGGCGGCACCATCTTGCTGCCTGCGGTGGGCGCGGTGGAGTCACTGCTGCCGTTGTTCTCCGAGGTGGCCGGGGGACCGGTCACGCTCGGAGTTTCCCATGCGACCGAGCCCGGTGAGATTGCCGCCGCCGCGGATGAAGCACGCGAATTGGCTTTACTCGCATTACGGCTCGGCCGAGCACCGAGTGCGTACCGGCTCTCCGATCTGCTGCTGGAGTACCAGATCACCCGCCCGGGTAGAGCCCGAGACCTACTTGCCGCCACCATCCAGCCACTCGCGTCCCACCCACATTTACAGCAAGCACTCAGTGCGTATCTGCAACACGAGCATGGACGGCAGCTCGCGGCCAAATCGCTGCACGTGCATCCGAATACCCTCGACTACCGATTGCGCCGGGTCGCCGAACTCACCGGCCTGGACCCCGCGCAGCCCTCGGCCGCACGGACATTGGCGGCGGCCCTGCTGGCGGTCAGAACCGCCGGCGGTATGCCGTCACAGTCGTCCGGCAAGTAGCTTCACGACTGCCACGATCTGCCGGAGGTACATGATCACCGCGCGAGGCGACAGGACCGTCGACAATACGGTCCGGACGTCGGGTCGTGTGGGTAATGTCTTGCCGCGCATGCGTTCATCAAGCCAGCCAAGCGCGTCATGGCCGCCGGACAGTAACAGGAAGACACGGTCGCTGGCACGGTCGCGCCGATAGGTGACCTGTGCGCC
This window encodes:
- a CDS encoding flavin-containing monooxygenase, whose product is MTTAVDNDGLATTTRSSAQPAAKRPRPDHLIIIIGAGFSGIGTAIALQNNGFRDVLLIDEADGVGGTWHWNTYPGIAVDIPSFSYQFSFEKQRDWSRSYAPGRELKAYAEHCVKKYVLAEKIRFNTTVTGAVFDEQECLWTVSTATGEQLTARFLINACGVLTRPVYPEIDGIEDFEGQTMHTARWDHTQNLAGKRVGIIGTGASAVQIIPAIAPEVEHLTVFQRTPIWCLPKPDFSLRGSISRLITRLPGGLQATRLASQAFVEATFPIPAHYHGAIPGMSPVVESLARRFLHSQVRDPETRDKLTPRYGLGCKRPSFHNGYLATFNRDNVTLETGPIVRVGAHTVHVSGGAEHELDVLILATGFKVMDPGNMPTYDLTGRDGITQQAYWDTHRLHAYEGVSVPGFPNHFSIMGPYGYNGSSYFALIEAQSTHIARCLLRARKLDANYVEVTQRANDRFFAEMLRRRRRQIFWQDSCAHSNSYYFDKNGDAPLRPTTTLESAWRSRTFNLDDYRFESAAPAVAEG
- a CDS encoding SDR family NAD(P)-dependent oxidoreductase, which produces MEGFSGKVAVVTGAGSGIGRALAVELARSGAKVAISDVDAEGLAETERQVKALGAEVRADRLNVVEREAFLLYADAIKEHFGKVNQIYNNAGIAYQGEVEESQFKDIERIIDVDFWGVVNGTKAFLPHLIASGDGHVVNVSSLFGVLSMPGQSAYNSAKFAVRGFTESLRQEMIIGKKPVAVTCVHPGGIKTAIARNSTTAEGYDQQAMAAMFDKYLANTSPEAAARIILTAVRKKKPRVLVGPDAKILDLVVRVTGSRYQDIFSLVTGFIMPKPGK
- a CDS encoding serine hydrolase domain-containing protein; this encodes MAQPHGLDDAVPESPLPAPFAYPPLERGVELPPGVNGWARPEFRGVVRVFSLAFTRYRVGGGAICVYVDGEPVLDLWAGQAQKGQVWTRDTAPVIFSASKGVTATIIHKLVDRGLLEYNAPVARYWPEFAAHGKGVITVDEILSHTAGLSRLTGIAHNYEEMFDPDLMADRLAAAPVDRYFGKPAYHALSIGWLMGRLAKAVTGKDLEELYRTELAEPLGVDGIHMGRPPKGAPSESAALTPHLDRVARSGFIRRTAPPVMGMLDRMPGAKGAASTLYQPGAEMLLADDGHASAPVMDLRCGAGSACCTAPALAKLYAALAGDGSVDGTRLLSPDVTKGLGRKNSYQIDHTLGIPMGWHRGYHSLVAPVIGGGFGHIGAGGSFGWADQKRKISVAIVHNRLPTTMVFDQTIIGTFLPSIIRAAR
- a CDS encoding PucR family transcriptional regulator, whose translation is MTASLSDRFMRRLPETARRAVDCFASEVPYYGMLPREVLDGEITEFTKQHFRIFSRVMLESRAPTEDEFAVSILAASRRAQEDIPLPAILAVYNVAARVGIETLRELATPDEFDQVLAISMQVQRYLQLMLPAVTAAYLEERQGLYSATTEARRDLFDALVKGAPWTDAAERASVTLALSYNVLFLYMPEPAANTVVARRRAHLVQDIVDEHAREPVLTSLDGRGGTILLPAVGAVESLLPLFSEVAGGPVTLGVSHATEPGEIAAAADEARELALLALRLGRAPSAYRLSDLLLEYQITRPGRARDLLAATIQPLASHPHLQQALSAYLQHEHGRQLAAKSLHVHPNTLDYRLRRVAELTGLDPAQPSAARTLAAALLAVRTAGGMPSQSSGK
- a CDS encoding serine hydrolase domain-containing protein, whose product is MAIPLGPNVAATAPVRGTELYPGDLPGLRLPNGVEGWARPELASVVRTFEWMFTKYRLGGGGLCVYVDGEPALDIWAGAAAAGQGWTRDTGALVFSASKGIAATVIHRLVDRGLLAYDAPVARYWPEFGANGKSSITVRQVLDHRAGLSRLDGIARHAEEVTDHELMEQRLAAAPVDKFYGKRAYHALTFGWLLAGLARSVTGKDMRELFRTEIAEPLGVEGIHLGRPPRTSSTKAASMYPFLDPVATRPVVGRVLPTVIRAIDRLPGFEGAIGTMYEPGMERILADDGTLSSALYDMQAPAANAVATAPALAKMYAALAGGGTVEGRDFLSPETVAGLARRINLSIDRTIVFPMGMHLGYMSLPMNGFRGGFGHIGLGGSMGWADPKRKIAVGLAHNRLPLTMALDQISFAFLWPQIVKAVG
- a CDS encoding SDR family NAD(P)-dependent oxidoreductase, producing the protein MDGFSGKVAVVTGAGSGIGRALAVELARSGAKVAISDIDNEGLAETERQIKALGAEVRADRLNVAEREAFLLYADVVKEHFGKVNQIYNNAGIDFHGDLEVSEFKDIERIIDVDYWGVVNGTKAFLPHLIASGDGHVVNVSSIFGIMGAPGQSAYNAAKFAVRGFTESLRQEMITGKKPVAVTCVHPGGVKTNVARNATMAEGYDHAQFAKLFDRVARTSPQAAARIILTAVRKKKPRVLVGPDAKVIDFLVRLTGARYQDLFVLVERFLMPKRSH